Within Oceanicoccus sp. KOV_DT_Chl, the genomic segment TATAGCGATCTCCTTAATGTTGATCCTAAATGGTATATTCTCTCGCTGCTTTATCTGGTGGGCTCTGGGCTTAAATACTTTTAAACCAGTAACTCCAAACTGCGACTAAGCATTAGCTGACTTTTTAGTAGCTACTAGCCAATCAAGCACAACCCGGCCAACAGGGGCTCGCTCAGAACCCCTGCCAGCTAGTTATCACTCCGCAACGCCTTAAGGTCCCTCTGCACCCACGACAATAGTGAATCAGCATCTATTGGACGTGAAAAATAATAACCCTGTACTTCATTGACACCCAGCCCCACTAGCGCAAGAAAGTCTTCTTTGGTTTCAACCCCCTCAGCTACAGTTCTTAAATTCAAGTCTTTTGCCAAACGAACCGTGCTGTCAACAATGGCTCTTAATCTGGGCTTTCCCGCCAGACCATTGATAATACTTCTATCCAGCTTCAATTCAGTGGCGGGAATTCTGGATAACTGTTCAGCATTGGCAAAACCAGTGCCGTAATCGTCAATGGATATAAGAAACCCCTTTAACCTTAAACGTGACAAAATCTGCAAAGACTTTGCAATATCGCCCAATAAAATATTCTCGGTAATCTCGATAGTAATATCAGCAGGCTTAACGCCATGACCACTAACAAAGTCAGCCAAAGAATCAACAAAAGAAGAACTTTCTAGTGATAAAGGCGAGAGGTTTAGTGACAAATTAAAATTTAAGCCTTTATCTTGCCACTGCTTTTTTTGTCTAAGCGCCTGCTCGAATAACACGGTAGTGACAGTACCAATTAATTGATGTTGTTCAGCAGCCAAAATAAATTTATCCGGTGGAATAAAACCCCGATCGGGATGAACCCAACGCGCCAGCGCCTCAACACCTTTTAATAACATTCCCTGACAAGTCAGCTTAGGCTGATAGTGCAAAAATAATTGCTGATCATTAATCGCAGCCAAGAGTTCCTCATAACTTACGCTGTCATCTTCAACCGCAGTAGCCTTTGCGCGCTTATGGCTGGCCAATCTGGTATCGATATTAGCTAAACAAGTCGTAATGACATCTGCGGTGATCGGTTTAGCCGCCGTATCCAGCACCGTCAATCCCTCGGCCTCAGCCATACTTCCGACACTGGAAATAAGCGAAGCATCTTTTGAACTCAGAATTAGAATATTTTGGACAAGGCTCTCTTTGGCAATCTCGCTAATCAATTCAACGCCGTCCATTACCGGCATTTCCAAATCGATTAAAGCAACATCAATCATCTGGGTGCGCAATAAAGCCAGTGCCTGCTGACCATCATGGGCTGAATAAACTTCCGCGCCGGTCTCTTCACAAAGCATCACTGCGTGATTAGCCTGAACTACGCTATCATCAACAACAAGAATTTTTAAACGTTTTTCCGTCATACGTAACCTAATGATTTAACAATTTAGGAATATCATTTAAAGAAGCTATTTGCGATGCCGCGCCAATGTTAATCGCCTCTTTAGGCATACCGAAAACGACCGAAGACGCCTCATCCTGAGCAATCGTCTCCGAACCAACTTTACGCATGGCCAACAAGCCCTGCGCCCCATCATCACCCATACCCGTCATTATTACACCCATTGCATTCTTGCCAACATTTTTCGCTACCGAGCGAAACAAAACATCGACCGAAGGGCAATGACGATTGACTGCAGGCCCCCTAAACACTTTGGCGATGTATTGCGCACCTGAGCGCTGTATTTCAAGATGATGACCGCCAGGAGCTATCAATACCCGCCCCGGAATTAAACGATCACCACTTTCGGCCTCTTTCACTTCAACCTCACACAAATCATTCAGCCGGGCTGCAAACGCAGCGGTGAACTTTTCTGGCATATGCTGCACAACTGCCAGCCCCTGACACGTACGCGGTAACTGGGCAAGAATAAACTCCAAGGCCTGTGTTCCACCCGTCGACGTGCCAATCACGGCAATCCGATCGGTCGTGTGTGCCATCCGGGTAATATCTTTAATTGGCTCTATCAATATGTTAGTTGCTTTTGGTTTATATTGGCGGGCAATTTTAGCCTGTGAGGCAGCGCGGATAATTTGCCAAAATTCTAATTTTGTTTCTTGCAAAAAACCCTGCAACCCCAGCTGTGGCTTCGTCACAATATCGACAGCCCCAGCCGAGAGTGCCTGCAAGCTCAACTCACACCCTTTAGCTGCCAATGAAGAACAGATCACCACCGGCGTAGGCCGCTCAGCCATAATCTCACGTAAAAAAGTTAAGCCATCCATTCTTGGCATTTCAATATCAAGAATAATGACATCGGGCCATTGCTTTTTTAAATGGTTACGCGCAAATATAGGATCTGAAGCGACAGCCATCACAGTTAAATCTGGCGCTTCATTTAGCACTGAAGACAACACCTGTCGCACTACAGCCGAATCATCCACGATCATTATCTTAATCGCCATTCTGTCTCCTAAAGCTGCAACTCTCGCAGCTTAATAGCACCACTAGTCAAATTGAGCGCAACATGGCGGCTCATATTTCCACCACAAGCTGTATACCGGGGAATCATATCAAACAAAGCCATCCAGTCCCTGGCTACTTCAATATTTTTACGTCCAATATTAAAAAATTCATCATCAGAAAAAATTGTAGAACCACCAAATATTCCTACTTCGTATTCATTTAACGCAGCATAACTAAGCATAAGATTTTTCATCGCTACCAGCGCAAACTCAGCATAGACATACTTTTTTCTGCCTTTTAATTGGGAAGTATTTGGCAACAAATAATGGCACATGCCGCCTACTTTAAGCTCTGAATGCCAAGCTGTTATTGCTACACAGGAACCTAGCAACGTGCTGATAATTATCGGGGATTGCGAGAAGCATAATTCGCCGGGCTCAACAATTATATGGTCCAAATTAGTGCTCATGTTGATAGGCCTTTAGCCGATAAATAGATGGCCTAACCAAGTAGAAATCGTCAGTAACTCCATGCAAGGATTCAGAATGACTAACAAACAACCATCCATTAGGTTCCAAACATTTTGCTATTTTTCTGAGCAGTTTTCGCTGCGTATCCTTATCGAAGTAAATCATCACATTGCGCAGAAAAATTATATTAAACTTACCTAAACTCGAAACTGAACCCATCAGATTAAAGCTTTCAAAATTTACTCGCCCCCTCAGCTCAGGGATGATACGCAAAAAACCTTCAAATTCAGCAACACCTTTACGACAGTATTTTTCCAAAAACTCTGCTGATATACCGGAAGTTCGCTGATTTAAATAAATTCCTTTTTTCGCTTGCTGAATTACAGTTTCATTCACATCTGAAGCAAATATTTCCCAGGGATGATAAAAGCAACTAGCTAGCAACATCGCTATGGAGTATGCCTCTTCTCCGGTTGAAGCGGCAGCACTCCAAATTCGAAGCGGCCGCCCGGTTGGCACACCAGGTAATAACGACTGTTTTAAATATTCAAAGTGGGCGGGCTCTCTAAAGAAATACGTTTCATTGGTAGTAATCAGTTCCAGAGCTTGCTGCAACTCCCGCTTTTCCAGGCGCGAGCTCACCATCTGATAGTAATCATCAAAACTGGACAACCCTCTGGCCAGTAACCTTTTAGCTAGGCGGTTTTGCAGTAATGATTTTTTATGAAGCGGAAGAAAAATTCCTGTTTGTGATTGAATTAAAGCCTGAAACAAAATGAAGGTTTCATCACTAGGCGGCAGTAGTACATCATCCATACCGTCTCTCAACTAGTTTATTAACTATCGAATTTCACAAATTTATCATCATCTTCGTCACTAGCTAGTGTTGATTGATCCTGGTCTGAATCTGCCGACCTTAAAGGCACCGCTGTAGACCGAGTATTTCTATAATGCTTTAAATTTCCAAGACGAAAATAGGATATGGATTCCTGTAGCTGCATAGCTTGTGAGCTCATCTCCTCTGAAGTTGAACCTAACTGCTCTGACGCAGCAGCATTCTGCTGCATGGTTTGGCTGACTTGACCAATAGCACTGTTGATTTGATCGACACCCGAGGCCTGTTCCGATGACGCTGCTGCTATCTCCTGAACTAAATCAGCAGTTTTTTGAATGGACGGTACCATTTGCTGCAATAAAGTACCGGCTAAATCTGCCCGCTTAACACTTTCACTAGCTAGCTCACCAATATCCTGTGCTGCCACCTGACTTCTTTCAGCCAACTTTCGCACTTCAGACGCCACTACTGCAAACCCTCTACCATGCTCGCCCGCTCTTCCCGCTTCTATCGCAGCATTAAGTGCTAATAGATTTGTTTGATAGGCAATATCATCAATAACACTAATGCGCTCAGCAATTTTCTGCATCGCTTCAACGGTTTGTGAAACGGCTTCTCCACCTTTACCCGCATCAGCCGAAGCCTGCTGCGCCATACCATCGGTTACACTGGCATTCTCGTTATTCTGCGAAATAGACGCTGACATCTGCTCCATAGAGGCGGACGTTTCCTCAACACTCGCAGCTTGAATTGAAGCCCCTTTTGAAAGTGACTGCGCCGTTGAACTAACTTCCTCAGCCGCAGAAGATAATGAATCAGCGGAACTTCTGACCTCTGAAATAATTTCAGTTAAACGATCTTTCATATTACTGACAGATGCTAACAAGGAGGTGGTATCACCTTTACGTAATTCAACTTCAACATCCAGCTGGCCGTCAGCGACTTTCTTAACCATAGCAGCAGTGTAAGCTGGCTCACCACCGAGCAGGCGAAACATATCCCAGAATATCCATAGCATTATCGCAAGTATCAAAATAATGGACACAGTCATAATTTGGATAAACTCGGTTCTGGCTGCACTATACTGAGCAGCCACTTCAGTATTTGTCGATTTAATGAGGCGATTAAATTCCTCTTCCATAGCAACTGATATTTTTTCCATACCTTTACTAGCGTCACGATCAATTCCTTTGACGGCTTTATCAACTTTTTTTCCAGTCAGCTCATCTTTCGAATTAAAATTTTCTAAAGCGCTACGATATGCTATACCCAGCTTAGCGTGATCTTGTTTAACTTTTTCCAGGTTTTCTGCGTTCTTGCCAGCCTCTTTACTAAATTTAATTGCCTCAGCCAATGCAAGCTGAACATTGTCTTCTGCCTCATTAAATTGCTTTAAATATTTATCATACGTTTTCTTATCATTACCCCTGATCAGAATATTCTTCCACTCCTGAACCTGACCCTTAAATTTTATATGCGCATTTTGTACATTTTGAAAAACATTACCATTGCTCTGTATTTTTCCCAAGTTAAGCACGACAAAAGCATCAAACTTTTCCATAGTCGCCAGGGAATATGTACCCAAAAATATCATCGCCATCGCAATCAGTAACGACAGTATAGTAACTTTCATCTTTAAACTTAACTTGGCTAACATGAGAACATCCTCTCAAACATATTTAATAGGGTTTTAGTCCAATTCAGCTTCTACTAACTTTGCCAGTTCACGCATGGATAAGGTTTTATCCGCATCCAGCAACACAATAAAATCATTATCTTTTTTAGCGATACCCTGAATAAACTCTGCTCGAATTTGTGCGCCGAATGCCGGTGCATCCTCAATATCACTATCCTGTATCTCAGCGACTTCACTCACCGCATCGGCCAACAAACCAAGCGTGTGTTGCTGGCCATCACTTACCAACTCTATTACCACGATACAAGTTCTCCGATGCAACTCTATCGCTGGCCGCCCCAACCGAACTGCCAGATCAATGATCGGCACCACCTCGCCACGCAAATTGATAACACCACTAATAAAACGGGGCATCAAAGGCACAGCCGTTACGCCATCGTATTCAAGAATCTCCCGGGTCTTCGATAGCTCCATACCAAAAAACTCGCCGCCGATACGAAAGGTAAGGAATTGACGAGCTTCAGAAACATCCATACTTAACAATTCCGAGTGTTCACTATTCATGCAGAAAAATCCTCGCGCACACCCTTATGTCTGGACTCCATCAAGACAGCCGAGTGGATTAATTGGGGAATATCCAGAATAAAAGCAATCTCCCCGCCTCCTAATAAACTTGAGCCACCGACACCCTTCAATGCCTGGAAAATAGGACCCAGCGGCTTTATAACCGTTTGAATTTCACCATGCAGAACATCGACAATAATAGCCGCACGATCATTACCAAATTTAACTACGACTAATTTCTCTGGCTCTGTTTTACTCCCCGCTAACGCGAAGATTGATTTTAAACTCAGGTAAGGAACCAACTCTCCACGTAAATTAATGCTATTCCTTCCCGCCACATGCTCAACGGAATTGAAGTCCATACATTCAAGAATAGTCGCTTGCGGAATAATAAAATCGGTACCGTAGGCCGATACGTGAAAACCATCGATGATTGCTAACGTTAGAGGTAACCGAATACGAATCATCGTCCCTTTACCCGACTCGCTTTCTATCTCTATACCGCCTTGTAACGACTCGATATTTCTCCGCACCACATCCATACCAACACCACGACCCGACAAGTCAGTGACGGAATCCGCTGTTGATAATCCGGCATGAAAAATCAGTTGATGAATGTCGTGATTAGATAATTGCTGACTCGCTTCTACAACACCATTATCAATGGCCTTTTGACGAATCCTATTGGTATCGAGCCCGCCACCATCATCTCTTACTTCAATCACAATACTGCCCGCATCGTGGTAGGCTGAAAGCTTTAACAGCCCCTGCTCCGGTTTATTGCGCTCTTTTCTTATACTTACTGGCTCTACACCATGATCAATAGAATTTCTAACAATATGCGTAAGGGGATCGACCAACCGCTCTACCATAGATCGATCGAGCTCAGTTTCCGAACCTTCAAGTACCAGCCTAATATCTTTATCCAGCCCTGCTGCGGTATCCCGAACTACCCGTTGAAAGCGTTGGAAAGTATCACCTATCGGCACCATCCTTAAATTGAGCGCAGCATCCTGAATCTGCTCAGTAATAGACCCCATTCCGGTAACAGCTTCCTCCAGGTCATTATTAGCAACACTATCGCAAAGCAGGTCAATACGTTGACGACTTACTAACAATTCACCAATCAGATTAATTAATTGATCAACACATTCAGAATCAACTCTTATAAACCGGGTAGTACTAGTTCGCTCTTTAGTTTGCTGCTGCAGCGCCGCACTCACTACTTGTGGCGACACCTGCTGCTGGTCCATTAGCATTTCACCTAATGGTTTCTTGGCGCCACTCTCAAATAGTTGGGTAACCTGATCGCTTACTGCATCATCCAGCTCCTTAAGTGTCAGCGCACCACTATTGACTAATATTTCTCCTAGCTTGCGCTGCCCCAAACCAGAAGACTTAATGAGTTTAATATACTCCTCAATAGCACTTTGCGGTGGTACTAGCTTGATCTCGGCGCCGTCAGCAACAAACATAAACGCATCGTTAATAGCCTCTCGACTGGCACTACTTATCAAGCCCAACTCAAAATTAAAATATAATGTTTCGGGATCAAATTTTTCCTTGGCAGGCAAAGTATTAGTAATGGTTTCAAAATACTGAAACTCACCCATCGTTTTTAAAAATTTTAAAATTGAAAGGGGGTCCATTCCGTTTTGCAGTACATCTCCACTCAAGCGGATAGATAAATGCCAGCAGCCTTCACTACTATTATTTTCTTCATTATCTTCCTCGTCATCCGATGACGGCGATTCCTCTGCAAGCCACGGCCCTAACGCTTCTACCAGCTCTTGCTCAACAACTACATTTTCAGCCGAAATCTCTACACCTGCAATTACAGCAGCAACATGACTGCCAATATGATCGCCGCACTTTAATAAAATATTCAGTAAATCTTTTTCAATGTTAAAATCACCATCTCGTGCACGATCAAGGACGTTTTCTACCTTGTGAGTAAAGGCAACAATATTATCCAAACCAAACAACCCGGATGAGCCTTTAATGGTATGAGCCGCCCTGAAAATTTCATTAAGTGTTTCCGGATCGTTATCGCCATCTCCTATTCTAAGTAAGGCAGCTTCCATCTGCTCCAGTAATTCCTGAGCCTCTGCAATAAACGTATCTAGCGCCGCATCCATACTCATACAGCAACGTCCTCTTGCGTTAATATTTTCTTTAAGTTTAGCAAGTTCAATACTGAGTCAGCTGAATCACTGATTTTAGTAAGCTTTATTGATTTTTCTTCAGCGACAGCGTGGGCGAACAACACTAACAATTGTGCGCCAGAAGTATCAATTTCAACTATACCTGATAAGTCTAATTTAAGATCTGCAGCACACCATTCTGGCTTAGCAAACAGTTTGGAAAAATCCTCTTTAGCAGTATAAATTGTCATCTCCCCACTAAAGATAAGGTATAGCAACCACCTGATTTTTTCGCCTTAATTTCCATGAGTAATACTCATATAAGCATCGATACGGCTTTTAGCATTTGCTCAGGCTGGAACGGCTTAACAATCCAGGCTTTAGCTCCAGCGGCCTGACCTTGCTTTTTCTTTTCGTCCGCACCTTCTGTAGTGAGCATAATGATCGGGGTAAATTTATACTCAGCTAACTTTTTAACTTCTGTCACCATGGTAATGCCATCCATGTTCGGCATATTGACATCCGATATTATTAAATGAACTTTTGTGCCATTCAGTTTTGACAGTGCGTCTTTACCATCACATGCTTCAATTACGGTATAGCCCGCCCCCTTTAACGCAATTCCCACCACCTGCCTGACACTGGCCGAATCATCTACTACAAGAATTGTTTTTGACATAAATACTTTTTTCCTTTTTTAAAAAAATGTAACTTCTGACTCATCCGGAACGCCGGCACTTTCCCCTTGAGTATGCACGTCCACCTGCTCTAATGTCGTGAATGTTGCCTGCAACTTTTGCAGCCATTCATTAATATCAATATCGGGGACTACTTCTCCACTCCCTGCAGCCGCCTTGTGCTCTTTCATCAATGCCTCAAGCATATTCATGTCATTAACTACATGTTCTAGAATCTGCCTTACTCGATCCTGAAACTGCAGGGACACTAATACTTGCTCAACATCTTTTTGAACCCGACTACTTTCGCTGATCATGGTTGCGGAGGATTCTGTCATGCTATTACCAAAA encodes:
- a CDS encoding protein-glutamate O-methyltransferase CheR, with product MDDVLLPPSDETFILFQALIQSQTGIFLPLHKKSLLQNRLAKRLLARGLSSFDDYYQMVSSRLEKRELQQALELITTNETYFFREPAHFEYLKQSLLPGVPTGRPLRIWSAAASTGEEAYSIAMLLASCFYHPWEIFASDVNETVIQQAKKGIYLNQRTSGISAEFLEKYCRKGVAEFEGFLRIIPELRGRVNFESFNLMGSVSSLGKFNIIFLRNVMIYFDKDTQRKLLRKIAKCLEPNGWLFVSHSESLHGVTDDFYLVRPSIYRLKAYQHEH
- a CDS encoding chemotaxis protein CheW; this encodes MNSEHSELLSMDVSEARQFLTFRIGGEFFGMELSKTREILEYDGVTAVPLMPRFISGVINLRGEVVPIIDLAVRLGRPAIELHRRTCIVVIELVSDGQQHTLGLLADAVSEVAEIQDSDIEDAPAFGAQIRAEFIQGIAKKDNDFIVLLDADKTLSMRELAKLVEAELD
- a CDS encoding STAS domain-containing protein, giving the protein MTIYTAKEDFSKLFAKPEWCAADLKLDLSGIVEIDTSGAQLLVLFAHAVAEEKSIKLTKISDSADSVLNLLNLKKILTQEDVAV
- a CDS encoding chemotaxis protein CheA, translating into MSMDAALDTFIAEAQELLEQMEAALLRIGDGDNDPETLNEIFRAAHTIKGSSGLFGLDNIVAFTHKVENVLDRARDGDFNIEKDLLNILLKCGDHIGSHVAAVIAGVEISAENVVVEQELVEALGPWLAEESPSSDDEEDNEENNSSEGCWHLSIRLSGDVLQNGMDPLSILKFLKTMGEFQYFETITNTLPAKEKFDPETLYFNFELGLISSASREAINDAFMFVADGAEIKLVPPQSAIEEYIKLIKSSGLGQRKLGEILVNSGALTLKELDDAVSDQVTQLFESGAKKPLGEMLMDQQQVSPQVVSAALQQQTKERTSTTRFIRVDSECVDQLINLIGELLVSRQRIDLLCDSVANNDLEEAVTGMGSITEQIQDAALNLRMVPIGDTFQRFQRVVRDTAAGLDKDIRLVLEGSETELDRSMVERLVDPLTHIVRNSIDHGVEPVSIRKERNKPEQGLLKLSAYHDAGSIVIEVRDDGGGLDTNRIRQKAIDNGVVEASQQLSNHDIHQLIFHAGLSTADSVTDLSGRGVGMDVVRRNIESLQGGIEIESESGKGTMIRIRLPLTLAIIDGFHVSAYGTDFIIPQATILECMDFNSVEHVAGRNSINLRGELVPYLSLKSIFALAGSKTEPEKLVVVKFGNDRAAIIVDVLHGEIQTVIKPLGPIFQALKGVGGSSLLGGGEIAFILDIPQLIHSAVLMESRHKGVREDFSA
- a CDS encoding methyl-accepting chemotaxis protein, whose translation is MLAKLSLKMKVTILSLLIAMAMIFLGTYSLATMEKFDAFVVLNLGKIQSNGNVFQNVQNAHIKFKGQVQEWKNILIRGNDKKTYDKYLKQFNEAEDNVQLALAEAIKFSKEAGKNAENLEKVKQDHAKLGIAYRSALENFNSKDELTGKKVDKAVKGIDRDASKGMEKISVAMEEEFNRLIKSTNTEVAAQYSAARTEFIQIMTVSIILILAIMLWIFWDMFRLLGGEPAYTAAMVKKVADGQLDVEVELRKGDTTSLLASVSNMKDRLTEIISEVRSSADSLSSAAEEVSSTAQSLSKGASIQAASVEETSASMEQMSASISQNNENASVTDGMAQQASADAGKGGEAVSQTVEAMQKIAERISVIDDIAYQTNLLALNAAIEAGRAGEHGRGFAVVASEVRKLAERSQVAAQDIGELASESVKRADLAGTLLQQMVPSIQKTADLVQEIAAASSEQASGVDQINSAIGQVSQTMQQNAAASEQLGSTSEEMSSQAMQLQESISYFRLGNLKHYRNTRSTAVPLRSADSDQDQSTLASDEDDDKFVKFDS
- a CDS encoding EAL domain-containing protein; the encoded protein is MTEKRLKILVVDDSVVQANHAVMLCEETGAEVYSAHDGQQALALLRTQMIDVALIDLEMPVMDGVELISEIAKESLVQNILILSSKDASLISSVGSMAEAEGLTVLDTAAKPITADVITTCLANIDTRLASHKRAKATAVEDDSVSYEELLAAINDQQLFLHYQPKLTCQGMLLKGVEALARWVHPDRGFIPPDKFILAAEQHQLIGTVTTVLFEQALRQKKQWQDKGLNFNLSLNLSPLSLESSSFVDSLADFVSGHGVKPADITIEITENILLGDIAKSLQILSRLRLKGFLISIDDYGTGFANAEQLSRIPATELKLDRSIINGLAGKPRLRAIVDSTVRLAKDLNLRTVAEGVETKEDFLALVGLGVNEVQGYYFSRPIDADSLLSWVQRDLKALRSDN
- a CDS encoding response regulator; the protein is MSKTILVVDDSASVRQVVGIALKGAGYTVIEACDGKDALSKLNGTKVHLIISDVNMPNMDGITMVTEVKKLAEYKFTPIIMLTTEGADEKKKQGQAAGAKAWIVKPFQPEQMLKAVSMLI
- a CDS encoding chemotaxis response regulator protein-glutamate methylesterase — protein: MAIKIMIVDDSAVVRQVLSSVLNEAPDLTVMAVASDPIFARNHLKKQWPDVIILDIEMPRMDGLTFLREIMAERPTPVVICSSLAAKGCELSLQALSAGAVDIVTKPQLGLQGFLQETKLEFWQIIRAASQAKIARQYKPKATNILIEPIKDITRMAHTTDRIAVIGTSTGGTQALEFILAQLPRTCQGLAVVQHMPEKFTAAFAARLNDLCEVEVKEAESGDRLIPGRVLIAPGGHHLEIQRSGAQYIAKVFRGPAVNRHCPSVDVLFRSVAKNVGKNAMGVIMTGMGDDGAQGLLAMRKVGSETIAQDEASSVVFGMPKEAINIGAASQIASLNDIPKLLNH
- a CDS encoding chemotaxis protein CheD, whose amino-acid sequence is MSTNLDHIIVEPGELCFSQSPIIISTLLGSCVAITAWHSELKVGGMCHYLLPNTSQLKGRKKYVYAEFALVAMKNLMLSYAALNEYEVGIFGGSTIFSDDEFFNIGRKNIEVARDWMALFDMIPRYTACGGNMSRHVALNLTSGAIKLRELQL